The Conexivisphaera calida genome includes a region encoding these proteins:
- a CDS encoding type IV secretory system conjugative DNA transfer family protein encodes MERLADSDLKGHVLVIGATGAGKTNFLLYTMHHIHARMNAAVIFVDPHGQASVDLARMIPETRVFDPYYSAFGLNPLELGPYSSQEERKLMIQMRVGELLAVMADFFSVTVDKAPRLLWILRGALLYLYSITDTPTFLDLYYLLTDIMGMEEGEAADLLGSAGLDDETVMRTLEAMSRLEAAAFTAVLNRISNFVMPSGSLTARTFCSRRSTVPFDELIRPGSIAAFRMSRFQLPEDFRKLATNTIIMDVYFAVQRRMKEFEASGAGVSSYGGGPPPVYLVIDEFQNVAELDVLQTILSEARKFGLYLIVAHQNVAQIREDLFQSFLGNAGLIVSFRVGPDDAPKLWSALGLRTGSGQKSGDPSTLTRLPNYTAIVRRNPVSGGPLTYFMRVPRAPPPRISEEEVIARIRAVPPSALEDRRAVYRGAVEDLAARTGRPPFTPAQWAALAALRTGQAHSYRAMVDLFYHRYFWDESVTLSAANYLMDSGLVAGRTAGGDVEYELTDAALKHFQSDVVGPRAGGPVHNLIVRRVVRRYWEMGYYCPLDDGTPGDERPDILVWRPMATEVDSKWGKRSMREPSRWDPDPIAVEVETMLGRRRQVLKNIDKCKRYANVVFITDSEEHASKLRELMKQAGADFKVQVEDVGQREEAPGEEDLDSFIVSLVMNGWPGVEEAARLGGVDPEDVEEHLRGLIEIGILREVDGKLEAVVESVRANEPY; translated from the coding sequence GTGGAGCGCCTCGCGGACTCGGACCTTAAGGGCCATGTACTCGTCATAGGCGCGACGGGCGCCGGGAAGACGAACTTCCTGCTCTACACAATGCACCACATCCACGCGCGCATGAACGCGGCGGTGATATTCGTCGACCCGCACGGCCAGGCCTCGGTGGACCTGGCGCGCATGATCCCGGAGACGCGCGTGTTCGACCCATACTACTCAGCGTTCGGCCTCAATCCCCTCGAACTGGGCCCCTACTCGTCGCAGGAGGAGCGCAAGCTCATGATACAGATGCGCGTCGGGGAACTCCTCGCGGTCATGGCGGACTTCTTCTCCGTCACGGTGGACAAGGCGCCCCGGCTCCTCTGGATCCTGAGGGGCGCGCTCCTCTACCTCTACTCGATCACGGACACGCCGACGTTCCTGGACCTCTACTACCTGCTCACGGACATCATGGGGATGGAGGAGGGGGAAGCGGCGGACCTGCTCGGTTCGGCGGGCCTGGACGACGAGACCGTGATGCGCACCCTTGAGGCCATGTCGCGGCTGGAGGCCGCCGCCTTCACGGCTGTGCTCAACAGGATCTCGAACTTCGTGATGCCGTCCGGGTCGCTCACGGCGCGCACCTTCTGCTCCCGCCGCTCGACGGTGCCGTTCGACGAGCTGATCCGCCCGGGATCCATCGCGGCCTTCCGCATGTCCCGCTTTCAACTGCCCGAGGACTTCAGGAAGCTCGCGACCAACACTATCATCATGGACGTGTACTTCGCGGTCCAGCGCCGGATGAAGGAGTTTGAGGCCTCGGGCGCGGGCGTGTCCTCGTACGGCGGCGGGCCGCCCCCCGTCTACCTTGTGATAGACGAGTTCCAGAACGTGGCGGAGCTCGACGTGCTCCAGACCATCCTGTCCGAGGCCCGGAAGTTCGGGCTCTACCTGATCGTCGCGCACCAGAACGTGGCGCAGATCCGCGAGGACCTGTTCCAGAGCTTCCTGGGCAACGCGGGCTTGATCGTGTCCTTCCGTGTCGGCCCTGACGACGCGCCGAAGCTCTGGAGCGCGCTCGGACTGCGGACGGGGTCCGGCCAGAAGAGCGGGGATCCATCGACGCTCACCAGGCTCCCGAACTACACCGCGATAGTGCGCCGGAACCCGGTCTCGGGCGGCCCGCTCACGTACTTCATGAGGGTCCCGCGGGCGCCCCCGCCCCGCATCTCGGAGGAGGAGGTCATAGCGCGGATCCGCGCCGTGCCCCCGAGCGCGTTGGAGGACAGGCGCGCGGTCTACCGGGGCGCGGTCGAGGACCTGGCGGCGCGCACGGGGAGGCCGCCGTTCACGCCCGCCCAATGGGCCGCACTCGCGGCCCTCCGGACGGGGCAGGCGCACAGCTACAGGGCGATGGTGGACCTCTTCTACCACCGCTACTTCTGGGACGAGTCGGTGACCCTGAGCGCGGCCAACTACCTGATGGACTCCGGGCTCGTGGCCGGGAGGACCGCGGGCGGCGACGTGGAGTACGAGCTGACGGACGCGGCGCTCAAGCACTTCCAGTCGGACGTGGTGGGTCCGCGCGCGGGCGGGCCCGTGCACAACCTCATAGTCCGGCGCGTCGTGCGGCGCTACTGGGAGATGGGCTACTACTGCCCCCTCGACGACGGCACGCCCGGCGACGAGCGCCCCGACATCCTGGTGTGGCGGCCCATGGCCACGGAGGTGGACTCGAAGTGGGGGAAGCGCTCGATGCGCGAGCCCTCGCGGTGGGATCCGGATCCGATCGCGGTCGAGGTCGAGACCATGCTCGGGCGGCGCCGCCAGGTGCTGAAGAACATCGACAAGTGTAAGAGATATGCGAATGTGGTCTTCATCACGGACAGCGAGGAGCACGCCTCAAAGCTGAGGGAGCTCATGAAGCAGGCGGGCGCCGACTTCAAGGTCCAGGTGGAGGACGTGGGCCAGAGGGAGGAGGCTCCGGGAGAGGAGGACCTGGACTCGTTCATCGTGAGCCTGGTCATGAACGGCTGGCCCGGGGTCGAGGAGGCCGCCCGGCTCGGGGGCGTGGATCCCGAGGACGTGGAGGAGCACCTGCGCGGCTTGATCGAGATCGGGATCCTCAGGGAGGTCGACGGGAAGCTGGAGGCCGTCGTGGAGTCGGTGCGGGCGAACGAACCATATTGA
- a CDS encoding site-specific DNA-methyltransferase yields MLIFGDNLSVLKALLADPDINGKVKLIYIDPPFATNHDFKVGRLRTATISASEEDETAYEDRLLESEYFEFLRERLILMRELLAHNGSIYVHIDTKVGHYVKIIMDEVFGKEHFINDITRIKCNPKNFPRKAYGNIKDMILFYSKTDNYVWNDPREPYTWEDVERLFPKIDKNGQRYTTVPLHAPGETKDGATGQPWRGISPPKGRHWRYPPDVLEELDKKGLIEWSGRGVPRLKIYADEFIKRGKRMQDIWEFKDPQYPSYPTEKNLEMLKVIIEASSNPGDIVLDAFAGSGTTLVAAETLGRRWIGIDNSPYAIEISIKRLQKLENLKLFTLYNATGRSLPETLQEFLQ; encoded by the coding sequence ATGCTCATTTTTGGTGATAATTTATCTGTATTAAAGGCACTATTGGCCGATCCAGATATAAATGGCAAAGTTAAGTTAATATATATCGATCCGCCTTTCGCAACTAACCACGATTTTAAAGTGGGCAGGCTGAGAACAGCAACGATAAGTGCCAGCGAGGAAGACGAAACTGCCTACGAAGACAGACTACTCGAATCAGAATATTTCGAATTTTTAAGGGAACGCTTGATCTTGATGAGAGAGTTATTAGCCCATAACGGCTCAATTTATGTCCACATAGACACTAAAGTTGGCCATTATGTAAAAATTATAATGGATGAAGTCTTTGGAAAAGAGCACTTTATCAATGACATCACAAGAATAAAGTGCAATCCAAAAAATTTTCCTAGAAAAGCATATGGAAATATCAAGGATATGATCTTATTTTACTCGAAGACCGATAATTATGTTTGGAATGATCCGAGGGAGCCATATACGTGGGAGGACGTAGAGAGGCTATTCCCGAAAATTGACAAAAACGGACAAAGGTATACCACCGTGCCCCTTCACGCACCCGGTGAAACTAAGGATGGGGCTACAGGACAGCCCTGGAGAGGCATATCGCCGCCAAAGGGAAGACATTGGAGATATCCCCCGGACGTTCTTGAAGAATTGGACAAAAAAGGATTGATAGAGTGGAGCGGAAGAGGGGTCCCTAGACTTAAAATTTATGCCGACGAATTTATCAAAAGGGGAAAAAGAATGCAAGATATTTGGGAATTCAAAGATCCACAGTATCCTTCCTATCCTACTGAAAAGAACTTAGAAATGTTGAAGGTAATAATAGAAGCTTCATCCAATCCAGGTGACATAGTCTTGGACGCATTCGCCGGCTCGGGAACGACGCTCGTGGCCGCGGAGACGTTGGGTAGGAGATGGATAGGTATAGATAACTCACCATATGCTATTGAAATTTCAATAAAAAGGCTACAAAAACTTGAAAATCTCAAGTTATTTACGTTATACAATGCAACAGGGAGATCTTTACCTGAGACTCTTCAAGAATTCCTCCAGTAA
- a CDS encoding Mrp/NBP35 family ATP-binding protein, whose product MTTEDEVLAALRKVVDPDLGKDVVSLGWIKDLKIDGGTVSFTLTLTTPACPVQNDMVAQARRIVSSLPGVSKVDVNVAYNVARTTPADNVATYKIKNIIAVGSGKGGVGKSTIAVNLAVALAAMGAKVGVLDADIYGASVPLMIGATTPPEVAGENLLKPSEVAGIKVMSVGLLVPPGTPVIWRGPLVTKAIQEFMTNVDWGELDYMIVDLPPGTGDAPLTVAQDVKPTGAVVVTTPQRASMEVALKTLTMFKKLEVPIIGIIENMSYLVCPYCGKEIDIFGRGSVEAVARNLQVPFLGSIPIDPRLREAEDNGELIVDFQDSPAAKALMEIAGRVASRISIIAYTSKPKEEGEGGSMSAFLPMPPKS is encoded by the coding sequence GTGACTACCGAGGACGAGGTCCTCGCCGCCCTCAGAAAGGTCGTAGACCCGGACCTGGGGAAGGACGTCGTGTCCCTGGGATGGATCAAGGACCTCAAGATCGACGGCGGGACCGTCAGCTTCACTTTGACCCTCACCACCCCGGCCTGCCCCGTGCAGAACGACATGGTCGCCCAGGCCAGGAGGATCGTCAGCTCCCTTCCGGGCGTGTCCAAGGTGGACGTCAACGTGGCCTACAACGTCGCAAGGACCACGCCCGCGGACAACGTGGCCACGTACAAGATAAAGAACATAATAGCTGTTGGAAGCGGCAAGGGAGGTGTAGGCAAGTCCACCATCGCGGTGAACCTGGCGGTGGCGCTCGCGGCCATGGGCGCCAAGGTGGGAGTGCTCGACGCCGACATATACGGCGCCAGCGTCCCCCTGATGATAGGCGCCACGACGCCGCCCGAGGTAGCTGGCGAGAACCTCCTGAAGCCGTCGGAGGTCGCGGGGATAAAGGTGATGTCCGTCGGCCTCCTGGTGCCGCCCGGCACTCCAGTGATATGGAGGGGCCCGCTCGTCACGAAGGCGATACAGGAGTTCATGACGAACGTCGACTGGGGCGAGCTGGACTACATGATAGTGGACCTGCCTCCCGGGACCGGGGACGCGCCCCTCACGGTCGCGCAGGACGTAAAGCCGACCGGCGCCGTGGTGGTGACCACTCCCCAGAGGGCGTCTATGGAGGTCGCGCTGAAGACCCTCACGATGTTCAAGAAGCTCGAGGTGCCGATAATAGGGATAATAGAGAACATGAGCTACCTCGTCTGCCCGTACTGCGGGAAGGAGATAGACATATTCGGCAGGGGCAGCGTCGAGGCGGTCGCCCGCAATCTCCAGGTGCCGTTCCTGGGCTCCATACCCATAGATCCCCGGTTGCGCGAGGCGGAGGACAACGGCGAGCTGATCGTGGACTTCCAGGACTCGCCGGCAGCGAAGGCGCTCATGGAGATAGCAGGAAGGGTGGCATCCAGGATTAGCATAATAGCTTACACGTCGAAGCCAAAGGAGGAGGGCGAGGGCGGCAGCATGTCGGCCTTCCTCCCCATGCCGCCCAAGAGCTGA
- a CDS encoding DUF499 domain-containing protein, giving the protein MTGLRSFHEVLRLAPDVERGELRFEDLGIEFSHVIRKVAPTYYLNSSDFLNRTYPTAFIKDLLADAIRRTRGEGGEGVKIIASGFGGGKTHALLVLYHAFMLGDVSRIDWISGLLRERKIDPSSRLMAKVVAVDGKLLMHGEFPRTIWGEIGKQLGKRGLVEAFDSEFKSPSESELAELLEDEAPLVILIDEVGEHLRLIMGEEREERERRFSQVAAFFRNLSAALRRTDLLVVTLPDQSAPYDQEVFAQLGAIENILGRKNVEEAPVKKEEVPEVIKRRLFSDFPRDIKSAAHEAATAFNNYYRSRASHFPAKVLEPNYLDRLVEHYPIHPELIDILYDRISTIPSFQKTRGMLALMARTLKSIYNERPKDAQYLMPYHVPLNDEEVRSMLTQRIGREGMAVVAETDVEGKARARGREALAVARSLFLYSIIGAQDMRTAAPTVQELTLSSTTPEITDPGVMEGYIRDLRDELWYIKDDGAGRYWLSTEPNVNKMVDEEAKAVGSEEAEDLLRDRLEKGMCRAIRRKLGFFDCSVWETPQDDGKFAVHALRPGVDAGEVLRGMRYRNTKVLLAPDGSQFNAAAGSARYARACEHLKGRSEFKEHANRLDELRERHIGSMLASLVKAYSVVYYPHPGPDGARSVELEVRPEGKEADWDRVADELRRELERNGKLVDRITSDYLRDAYLRGRLGARHELSLQDLLNDVRMDADLPFINDASILEEPLRELVEEGKVVLLTVGGAYVVGRGVVGEEGMRVLNRAEALSSSSEELRKKLGEFRSKYTLISQGISLDNISRILEVGEEVVGDLRAYLETLAGLVAAADSARGQRTVEVAREGPGQASALPSEKMVSSPADFTPGVLVSMRLEGRDFVNLISALSQLSALLGLAGGSTEVSARFECGKGAVKIRVDASANAGAVEDADKVLRDLKGAVEALRKSGDCTVSATVEVRDLNKPVDPAGADRARRSMDALKDAVKFELRVRQDGRR; this is encoded by the coding sequence ATGACGGGGTTGCGGAGCTTCCACGAGGTCCTCAGGCTGGCGCCCGACGTGGAGCGCGGCGAGCTCAGGTTCGAGGACCTGGGGATAGAGTTCAGCCACGTGATAAGGAAGGTCGCGCCCACATACTACCTCAATTCCTCGGACTTCCTCAACAGGACCTACCCGACCGCGTTCATAAAGGACCTGCTCGCGGATGCGATCAGGCGCACCAGGGGCGAGGGAGGGGAGGGCGTGAAGATAATCGCCTCCGGCTTCGGCGGCGGCAAGACGCACGCCCTCCTGGTGCTCTACCACGCGTTCATGCTCGGCGACGTGAGCAGGATAGACTGGATCTCCGGCCTCCTCAGGGAGAGGAAGATAGATCCGAGCTCGAGGCTGATGGCCAAGGTGGTGGCCGTCGACGGAAAGCTCCTCATGCACGGCGAGTTCCCCAGGACCATATGGGGTGAGATCGGGAAGCAGCTCGGTAAGAGGGGCCTCGTCGAGGCGTTCGACTCGGAGTTCAAGTCCCCATCCGAGTCGGAGCTCGCCGAGCTCCTGGAGGACGAGGCGCCGCTCGTCATACTGATCGACGAGGTCGGGGAACACCTTCGCCTGATAATGGGCGAGGAGAGGGAGGAGAGGGAGAGGAGGTTCAGCCAGGTGGCCGCGTTCTTCAGGAACCTCTCGGCGGCGCTCAGGAGGACGGATCTACTGGTGGTCACGCTTCCGGACCAGAGCGCGCCCTACGATCAGGAGGTGTTCGCCCAGCTGGGGGCAATCGAGAACATCCTGGGGAGGAAGAACGTGGAGGAGGCCCCCGTGAAGAAGGAGGAGGTCCCGGAGGTGATAAAGAGGAGGCTATTCTCGGATTTCCCCAGGGACATCAAGTCCGCCGCGCACGAGGCGGCGACCGCCTTCAACAACTACTACAGGAGCAGGGCCTCGCACTTCCCCGCCAAGGTCCTGGAGCCGAACTACCTGGACAGGCTGGTGGAGCACTACCCGATACACCCGGAGCTCATCGACATACTGTACGACAGGATCTCCACGATACCGAGCTTCCAGAAGACCCGCGGCATGCTGGCGCTAATGGCCCGCACGTTGAAGTCAATCTACAACGAGAGGCCTAAGGACGCGCAGTACCTGATGCCGTACCACGTCCCCCTGAACGACGAGGAGGTCCGCAGCATGCTCACGCAGAGGATAGGGAGGGAGGGGATGGCTGTCGTCGCGGAGACCGACGTCGAGGGGAAGGCCCGCGCCCGCGGGAGGGAGGCGCTGGCGGTCGCCAGGTCGCTCTTCCTCTACTCGATAATAGGCGCGCAGGACATGCGCACGGCCGCTCCCACGGTCCAGGAACTGACGCTCTCGTCGACGACCCCGGAGATCACAGACCCCGGGGTTATGGAGGGATACATCAGGGATCTGCGCGATGAGCTCTGGTACATAAAGGACGATGGAGCCGGGCGCTACTGGCTGTCCACGGAGCCCAACGTGAACAAGATGGTCGACGAGGAGGCGAAGGCCGTCGGATCGGAGGAGGCGGAGGACCTGCTGCGGGACAGGCTTGAGAAGGGCATGTGCAGGGCCATCAGGAGGAAGCTTGGCTTCTTCGACTGCTCCGTGTGGGAAACCCCCCAGGACGACGGCAAATTCGCGGTGCACGCGCTGCGGCCGGGCGTCGATGCCGGGGAGGTTCTGAGGGGCATGAGGTACCGCAACACAAAGGTGCTCCTCGCTCCAGATGGATCCCAGTTCAACGCCGCGGCGGGCAGCGCTAGGTACGCCAGGGCGTGCGAGCATCTGAAGGGGAGGAGCGAGTTCAAGGAGCACGCGAACAGGCTGGACGAGCTGCGCGAGAGGCACATCGGCTCGATGTTGGCGTCGCTCGTCAAGGCGTACAGCGTGGTGTACTACCCGCACCCCGGCCCGGACGGCGCGCGGAGCGTGGAGCTGGAGGTGCGCCCGGAGGGGAAGGAGGCTGACTGGGATCGCGTGGCGGATGAGCTCCGCCGGGAGCTCGAGAGGAACGGGAAGCTCGTGGACAGGATAACCAGCGACTACCTCCGGGACGCATACCTGAGGGGGAGGCTGGGCGCCCGGCACGAGCTGAGCCTCCAGGATCTCCTGAACGACGTGCGGATGGACGCGGATCTGCCGTTCATAAACGATGCGTCCATACTCGAGGAGCCCCTGCGCGAGCTGGTCGAGGAGGGGAAGGTGGTCCTGCTCACCGTTGGCGGTGCCTACGTGGTCGGCAGAGGCGTGGTCGGCGAGGAGGGGATGAGGGTCCTCAACAGGGCGGAGGCGCTGTCATCCTCCAGCGAGGAGCTGAGGAAGAAGCTGGGCGAGTTCCGCTCGAAGTACACGCTCATCTCACAGGGCATATCCCTGGACAACATCTCCAGGATACTGGAGGTCGGCGAAGAGGTGGTCGGGGACCTCAGGGCGTACCTGGAGACACTGGCCGGCCTCGTCGCGGCCGCGGATAGCGCGAGGGGGCAGAGGACGGTGGAGGTGGCAAGGGAGGGGCCCGGCCAGGCGAGCGCATTGCCCTCGGAGAAGATGGTCAGCTCGCCCGCTGATTTCACGCCCGGCGTGCTGGTATCAATGCGCCTGGAGGGAAGGGATTTTGTGAACCTGATCAGCGCGCTCAGCCAGCTGTCCGCGCTGCTCGGTCTAGCCGGCGGGTCCACGGAGGTGAGCGCTAGGTTCGAGTGCGGGAAGGGCGCCGTGAAGATACGCGTTGACGCCAGTGCAAACGCGGGGGCCGTGGAGGACGCGGACAAGGTGTTGAGGGATCTGAAGGGCGCCGTGGAGGCCCTCAGGAAGAGCGGGGACTGCACCGTGAGCGCGACCGTGGAAGTTCGCGACCTGAACAAGCCGGTGGACCCGGCGGGCGCCGACAGGGCGAGGCGCTCGATGGACGCCCTCAAGGATGCGGTGAAGTTCGAGCTGAGGGTGAGGCAGGATGGCAGACGCTGA
- a CDS encoding AbrB/MazE/SpoVT family DNA-binding domain-containing protein has translation MGEITVLTRATQKSRSLRTTIPAGIIRQFNLSEGDKINWEIRAEDGELIIVVKPLK, from the coding sequence ATGGGGGAAATAACAGTGCTTACCAGAGCTACGCAAAAAAGCAGATCTCTAAGGACGACTATTCCTGCAGGCATTATCAGGCAATTCAATCTCTCGGAGGGCGATAAGATCAATTGGGAGATTAGAGCTGAAGATGGAGAACTTATAATTGTTGTGAAACCATTAAAATAA
- a CDS encoding 4Fe-4S dicluster domain-containing protein — MTQGKMWHGVDRSRYEWYPVIDYDACTGCGMCLLTCGNGVFKWSLSENAPIVADPGSCVLGCTTCGKLCPEDAITFPGDPREFIGKIVRENRIFPAVRMELDERLKRHPDHVVEEGPILRENEGANGGFDRWHGIARDCVDWHPTVDESRCVGCGLCVVTCSEKRNVFGFDLKNRNAVVISPNNCMVGCDNCRAACLWNAISFPDPSQLRELVDSLVSDGAIRDELEGRLASGGDAVRTVISRPPTPTGNQPGQRAPQRVGDRGGTVCAMSIERTPPRAPAPRRARTRRRWLSCDTAQPSARMPSASPR; from the coding sequence ATGACGCAGGGTAAAATGTGGCATGGCGTCGATAGATCCAGATATGAATGGTACCCTGTGATAGACTACGACGCATGCACGGGGTGCGGGATGTGCCTCCTGACCTGTGGTAACGGCGTATTCAAATGGTCGCTGAGCGAGAATGCTCCGATCGTTGCTGATCCGGGGAGCTGCGTGCTCGGATGCACGACATGCGGCAAGCTCTGCCCGGAGGACGCGATAACGTTTCCCGGGGATCCGAGGGAATTCATCGGGAAGATTGTCCGCGAGAACAGGATATTTCCCGCGGTCAGGATGGAGCTCGACGAGCGGCTGAAGCGGCACCCGGATCACGTAGTAGAGGAGGGACCGATATTGCGCGAGAACGAGGGCGCGAACGGCGGCTTCGACAGGTGGCACGGGATCGCGAGGGATTGCGTGGACTGGCACCCCACGGTCGATGAGAGCAGGTGCGTCGGTTGTGGGCTGTGCGTCGTCACCTGTTCCGAGAAAAGGAACGTGTTCGGATTCGACCTGAAGAACAGGAATGCTGTCGTAATATCGCCGAACAACTGCATGGTCGGGTGCGACAACTGCAGGGCGGCCTGCCTCTGGAACGCTATTTCGTTCCCCGATCCATCGCAGCTCAGGGAGCTGGTCGATTCCCTGGTGAGCGACGGAGCCATCCGCGATGAACTGGAGGGAAGGCTTGCGTCCGGTGGCGACGCAGTTCGCACAGTGATCTCACGGCCCCCCACCCCCACCGGGAACCAGCCAGGGCAGCGAGCGCCCCAGCGGGTCGGGGATCGCGGTGGCACCGTGTGCGCGATGAGCATCGAGAGGACGCCTCCACGCGCCCCAGCTCCTCGGAGGGCGCGAACCCGCCGGCGCTGGCTCTCATGTGATACAGCTCAGCCGTCAGCGCGAATGCCATCGGCATCACCACGTTGA
- a CDS encoding restriction endonuclease, protein MTYSDGYLDGLSKIYTPTKEEKRTINYDVENRIKQAYENKNKMALIKELLKLEKFPIKDPYIAFLRKGDETFLERNPETVERISSKLLSMDFDELIRLSEEPKEFNRQLGPMFKNWLKKLGYPFLVEDQFTNFRGGIAFLDGSDKKLGKFANEKLKCGLDKTPDFIAKVDDKFVIGEAKFLTDFGGHQDRQFEDALKLIRNKQCKAIRVAVLDGVLWLNTDNRISRDVRQLKDDEIALSALLLEEFLKSLR, encoded by the coding sequence GTGACATATAGCGACGGATATCTAGATGGATTGAGTAAAATTTATACGCCGACCAAAGAAGAAAAAAGGACCATCAATTACGATGTGGAAAATAGAATAAAACAAGCATATGAAAATAAAAATAAAATGGCGCTTATAAAAGAACTTCTTAAACTGGAAAAGTTTCCAATAAAAGATCCATATATTGCTTTTTTAAGAAAAGGCGATGAGACGTTTTTAGAGCGTAATCCTGAAACTGTTGAGAGAATATCATCTAAGTTACTATCTATGGATTTTGATGAATTAATTAGATTAAGTGAAGAACCAAAGGAATTTAATCGTCAACTTGGCCCTATGTTCAAAAATTGGTTAAAGAAACTGGGATATCCATTTTTAGTAGAAGACCAATTTACCAATTTTAGGGGAGGAATCGCGTTTCTGGATGGGAGTGATAAAAAGCTAGGGAAGTTCGCCAATGAAAAGCTGAAATGCGGATTAGATAAAACCCCGGATTTTATAGCGAAAGTGGATGATAAATTTGTCATTGGTGAAGCGAAATTTCTGACTGATTTTGGTGGACATCAGGATAGGCAGTTTGAAGATGCGCTTAAATTAATCAGGAATAAACAATGTAAAGCTATTCGTGTGGCAGTACTTGACGGCGTTCTCTGGTTGAATACTGATAACAGAATATCAAGGGACGTACGTCAATTAAAGGACGATGAAATAGCTTTAAGTGCGCTTTTACTGGAGGAATTCTTGAAGAGTCTCAGGTAA